The sequence CAGGACACAGTGGGCACATTGTGTTAATAAATGAAATTCCTTAATGGAGATGTGGGCCAACAGCCTGGCTAGCCTTTCAAAGAGAATattcatttcaaaaaatgactgttCTAAGGCTAAAATCCAcactatgtttacattttaaaatgcacaactaTTGCTTTACTTATACATATCATCCTCATTACTCTGGAATATTTGAACACATAAAAtggagactttttaaaatgctgctgaccACAATTAGTTTGAAAACTttggcagagagagacttttgAAAATGATGACCTGGACATCCACATAGGCTTCCTGATTTCTGAAACTGTGCTAAAATGCATGCGTGCACAGTCTTTTTAACAGACATAACTTAAAAAGACTAACTGTAAGATAtacttatgtgtgtgtgtgtgtgtgtgtgtgtgtgtgtgtgtgtgtgtttgctatAAAGGAATGGGAGAAGTTAAATTATGACATCCACACTTTACGCTATGCCAGACGAGAAATCAGATCTCGATGGAGGAAAATCCTGCTGCAGCTAGGTGAGACCCTccaatattattgttttttaaattaaagttgtcTTCCAGTCAAATCCAATCTGCTATAttttgttgtcagtgtgtgATCTCCCCTTTATATCTCTGCAGGTTATCAGTGTGAGGTGGACGCCTTGCTGTGTGTGAACAGACAGAGCCGGTTTAGTCGAGATCAGGAGCATCTTAACAAAGCGACTGACCTGTTGAAACAGCTGCTTGACCACACCTCTCTGTTTCCCCCAGAAACTGAACACCACAACAAATACCTCTGTGTCATggtacacacacaatacacacacacacacacacacacctttgtgGAAGTGAGTAGTggcaaaatgtcctcacttttcaaaaatgtcctcGCTGTGATGCTAAAATGACATGGTCCTCACTATGTGCAGGAAcaagtagacacacacacatatccccCTGCATGTAatgcttttgcaaaatgcacAACAGTACCTTCATGAAAAGAAGTGGCAGCACAAGTTTTATAAGGCTAGAGTTTTGCTTACAATATTGTAGTTATGTCATATGAAAATAACAGTATGCTTTCACATATCCTGATCTCCAGGGTCTTCCCCCTCCCTTTTCCCTGTTGTTCCATCGTCTTTTACCCCCTCCCTTATTTATCTGTCTTTTCGTGTCTACCCCTTTGGCTCCCATCTTTTGTTCTAAAGTTTATCTTCCTCTATCTGCATCTGCCAAGCCTTCACTCTCACCTGTGTCAttgctcttcatctctctctcagGACCGCCTGGTGTCACTCGACAGTGCTGAGGACTTTGTCAGACTGGCCAAAGAAAAATATCCCAAGAAAGTAggctgagagacagaaaactgaaGACACAAAAGTTGAGGGAGAAggagaagttgtttttttttttgaagttgaaATGCTGTGCaagaacaaacatttttaccacACCTCATCTAACATTTATTAAATTGTATAAGAAATGTCATTCTATTGTTGTTTTGACCATACAGTTCTTAATGCTGTACGCATGACtgtgttttcaatattttctgattAGAGTAAGGGTTTCTCTCTTCTAGCATTTCTACTGCCCTGCTACACTGTTACTCAGCTGGGGAGGATTGTCCTATTGATAAACAAAGTCATAGGTGAACATACTCCTggttaaaaacatgtatttttgttatatgGACACTTAATTAATAAAAGTGGGAAAATAATCCTTTGCAGctacaaagatgttttttgacGTCTATATTAATAATTGTATAATACATGTAAATGTCTTTCTTGATGGCACCACAAACATCTTTAACACATTTGTAGTTAAAAAGCCGCAAGCTTCAGTTTGATGTTAATTTTTGACTTGCTCACCTTGTCACTAATAAAGTAAATTTTCTCAAGCCAGTTGGACATGCTCACTCACTCAGTTTCATCAAACTTACTGTATTCAGCTCAGTCTacaacaaatgtgtgtgttagcTGCTTTGTCCAAAGGGTGGCAGCATATACCAGAATCATGTTCAAGTGGATTaagctggaagaaaaaaatgaaaagaatgggCTGAAATGGAAACTTCTGTATCACAGATGGAGTAAAGCTTTATCATATCCTTTAAGTTATgaggtgagagagagtgagtacATTTAGCTTTTACTATTTACAAATAATTATCTGTAATGATGAAAATATAGTCATTTAGCAGAAATggtgttttgcttgttttagtgTAAAGGGGgtgttgattttttcaaaagattaaaaaagaagaatgagaAGAATACAGTAAACAATACAATATCATGTCAGTAACGCAGTGTAATCATGGGAAATTCAATTTTAGTTTCCTCATTTTGTGATCCTCTCTTCAGCGTTCATGCAGCATACAGACTCTAATGTCTCATCTTGGCTTTCactcaaaaccatttttttcacaacCATTGACAGTTAAACTATATACACTcaaccacaaacacatttgggacattgtgttgttttcaggttCAAAGGGGCTTTGACAGTCTTCATGCAGCTGATGTTTGTGGTATGCATGTTGTGCACACATTCAGCCTTgtgcgcacacatgcacacagaaagagagagtttTACTCTGACCCAGATATTGTTCTTTCCAAGGCCCCTTCCCCAAGTTTGGGAAACAGATGTGGAAATAAaaagggggtggaggggggcaGTATGGGAGGTGGCCCAATAGTCTGGCAGCAGTGAGAGGCATTGTGTTGCTTGCACCTTTTTCTCATTataccactgtgtgtgtgtgtgtgtgtgtgtgtgtgcgtgtgtgcgcaaGTGTTTTAGATCAAGTAATGCTGACATCattcttcagactttttgaaTATCAGTGAAAGCCTCAAATTCTACTGAATTTCCATAAAACAGCTCAGTTTTCTTATGTATTCTTTGGAATGAATTATTGTGTGAAAGACAAAAGGAGTAGTCATTGGTGGCTGTGTGTGATGTTGGAGTACAAAAGTTAGAAAGGAAGTATAGATGGTCACATTCTGGTTGCTGGTTGTGTCTATGTTTAGGTGtgtttaaaggttaaaatctAAACATATACCTCACCAAAAGAAGGTATATCATCCACcattatgtgtgtatttgtgtgtgtgtgtgtgtgtgtgtgtgtgtgtgtgcatgcgcgcgCATGTGCGTGTGTAAAGCATACTGCCTGCATAAGGCCAGTGGTCAAGGCATACAGTGCACAAACTCATGGAGACGATGGTCATTCAGACTGTGGCTCCTGCTGATGGTCATATATTTTATGAGTCTTTTGGGGCgttatccacacacacacacacacatgcacacacatacagtgtaaGTGGTacatggtgatttttttgtcataagcTTTGGGTAGTCAGTTATGTCTGAATAAACTGCATGCCCATCTTGTCTTTTGTTCTCTCCATCTTTGCCCTTTAGTTtcaattaaacattttgggaataatgcttatttgttttttttctcatctcacACTGTATGTCTTTCATTAAAgtatacaaaaaagtaaaaaagtaagcGAGAATATGATAAAATCAGCTGGCCTTAAGAATATCAAATTAGATTCTGTGATAAAAGTGTAATACCTTATGatacttttgtttctttcttttacgATATGTTGTCAAACTCTTTTCTTATATGCTTTTCTTTAAGTGCCCTCAATAACCACAGACCTGGTCATGGGTGTGTTCTAGTCTCTGGGGAAATCTTACATCTCAGGCAGTTTATAATGCAGACCCATGACTCATAAGGCCACAACCTTCATGTTAATGTCCAATTACAAGCACTTTGCCGCAGTGACTAATGGTTTACTTAGTTAAATATCAAAGCCTGTATTGTTGAACTATGGAGTGCCTTTTGAATCTAAAGGCTAACAGTTGACGCAAATCTCCAATTAACATAGTTTATAATAACAGTGACAAATTCCCACTCATCCTCTTGAAGACTAAACATGGTTGTAATCTGTTGTCCTTATCACTGTGTATTTCATTAACTCTTCCTAAGTCTGTACAAGCAGGAACATCCATGACACATTGGATTATTAGCCAGACAATTTAGGACAGTTGACACATTCACATTATTCAGTGACTGAGACATGCAGATTTTTACTTTGTGAACAACAGTTTCAGCATTAGAGTATAACTTATTTTGGATACAGTTTGACTGTTGTGTTGGCTCATGTCACCTGTTTCTTGGGCAAAGCATTGGGCTTAGAACACACCACAAAATCTACAGTGaagtgtatttgtgtttcttaGGAAAAGCATGAAGCACCTTACTCTGCCTAACTTGTCTCTGATTGTCTTACTCTTACATTCTTACCCTAACCACCctcactcctcttgcctaaacctaaccaatccaaccaacaaaggcaacaagTACTAGCCAATAATAGGGAGGAGTCATGCCTTGGCTATCCTAGGAAATGCGTATTCACTACAGCCAATGACCAACTAGCATGTGGTTCTGCGCCTGCTTGAGAGGAATAACTCTCCCTACTACCAGGCAGTGGTAGTTTGTATGcatcattaaaaaaggaaaattgaaAGACTAACGGAATGGATTTGAGATGCAAGTTAGCCAGTTACcgcattaacaacacaacacaatgttgaaagaacaaacaaTATTTACCATGCGCTAGCCAACAGTGACACAATCAATTAACCAAATAACTGATTCTAccaaagagctcaatggctaaaaaaaataataattttacttaatataacaagtttgttttgatctcacagCCTCTTTGTTTACTTTACGCAcgtatttctctttttgtgcaTTGAGTTGAAAAGCCAATCAGCCAGGTCCAACACTAATTCAACATGATGTattgacctttaaaaaaaaaaaaaagaacaacacaaGGGCTAACCTTTGCTTATGGTCCGGTACACACCACACAAGCTAGGATGACAGACACTCACTTACTGCCTGACATCAGTTGACCATCAGTTTGGTGCGACATGGCCCTTGGTCTTGTTTTAGGATAGCTTTAGCTCAGGACAATGAAAAGTTGATAATTcgttttggttttgtgtaagAAACAAAATGGTTTATGATGTTAAGTCAGTTAGAATTTTGAGATTAATTACAGaattggaaaaatatttgttgccAATGTATgtaaattttcatgttttctttaaaggtaTCCTTATGAGGGTttgattaaatgtattaaacTGCAATGGAGCTAAACAGGTTCAATTTGATCAGGTGACCTTTGGTTTTACTTGAGCAGACAGTATGCATTTGCAGATGCTCCATTTTAACCCCTCTCAAAGCTTCCGCTGTTTATCTCAGAGAGTAATTCATGATAAGACAGTGTTGACAGCAGTGTTACACCCATACGAGCAAACATTAACAGACatgtacatacatgcacacacacacacacacacacacagagtaattTGTAAAGGATGTTTAGAGAACCAGGCAAATAAACCAGGTCTTGGTGTGCTGACCTCTGTGGCTCTCGAcagaaggtcagaggtcaagagtCTGCTCAGGAAAGGCAACATTATTATGTCGCTTTTAAGTCAAACTCTCCCAGCTGCATTGTTAATATTGTCTGCTCTGAGAAACAGATTTGGATCTCAAGCCACAGTCTATACCCTTTTAACTGCATTAAACTAAAGCAAAAATtactataaaatgaaatgtaccAGTGCCTTTGCAGTGGTAGATAATTatcatttaatacattttctcaaTTCTAGGCTGCTTTAAGATTAAATTGTTTACGCTGTCCCACTGACATTATAGTCATGGAAAACATGCTCTAAAATCACTTAGTTTCTTGGTTCAGGCAGAAAATATTGTGGAACACACACATGTGAACGCAAaaaacacgcgcacacacacagacaccacagaTGGGTTGAGCAAGGCTTTGGGCAGGGCAGGGTGTGTTCTACAGCATGTCTGTGGTCATCAGTGGTGGTCAGTAATTACACAAGTCCACTGATGCTCTTGAAATATCCTGATTTATTTCCCTCAAACTGAACATGATTAAAGGAGTCTCCTGAATTTAACACTGCATGCAAATGCATTGTTACTGTAATTGTTATCCTGTGCCTCAGGACTCAAAGAGAGGATCACTGCATAGTGCATCAGCATCTGACTCTAGTACTTTGGTAGGTTCTGTATGTTTTACAGGCCTTACGTTCTGGCTAACTGATGAAGAACACACACATCTTATTCAGATGAGCTGTGAATGTCCTGGTTCGAACCCATAAACAGCATTAACATAACAGTAAAAGATGTATCCAGATGCAGCTGTGTATATATGTAGtagtatacagtatgtatatgtgttttAGCCTTCACTGATGTGGTTTTGGTGTTTGAGTTGTCTGGCACAGCTGCTGAAGCCATGCCCTACCCCCAACCTTTTAAAAATCTCACTTCTATATGAGCCTACATATGCTTTCCTTGCTTCTATCACTGCTCTTACTAAATTACAGCAATCTGAACAAATCTATCACAAAAGCATTTGTGGTTAGCAGGACAGGTAACAGCTATTTTCATTCTTGATATAGCATTTATTAAAGGCTCTATAGCAAAAATATATGGTGCTAAAATTGCCAACACAGTTCTGGGAGGTGGTGTTGGTAAGGATCAGGTCATATGTGCAATCACCTACTTTGGGGCTCATAAGAGGTGCCAAAAGTAAGGTGTTCATGGTGGGATTGAGAGGGCTAGAAAGGCTGTGGTCAACAAAaatttattctgtattttttgtgtgtcgTAATGGAAAAATATGGTCTGGGTGACAGTAAATATAAACTATCACAGAAGTTGTTAATATTAAAGTATGAGTATTAAACTCTGATCATTGACACTGTCTCTTTCCATGATCGGAAtagaaagtgaaagtgaaattattttgttgcaTGTTATTATGCCTCTGTCTGTGGATAAACTGTGTTGACACGATGGTGTCACAACTTTGTAGAGTGCGGTCATGAAACTACAGGTGAAAAGTTAAGATCTTAATGCCCGTATGCCCCTGGCCCACATTTTTTAGTTTGAATTGTTGATCTGTGTATCATGGCTAGAATGATTCTATCATAAGATGGTCTCCAGGGATCTATATTATCAATACTTCCCTGCATAAGGCTAGAGAAAGATGTTATAAATGGGCATACTAGAAACAACACACTATTAGTATGACCAAAGGCGAGCAAAAGGAAGTGTTCTACTCACCCGTAACTCAAGTTATAAAGAAGTTATTCATTATAAAAAGCatcttgtgtgcatgtgtgtataacaaaaaaaataaagaagggCAGAAAGGGAAGTGATGGAGACACATAATTTGTAAGTGTTAATGTCTGGTTTATTGAGCAAGGATGGTGGgggtagaaaaacaaaagaaaagaaaggaaaaaaaatgaaagaggaaGCAAAACATTGCAATGAGTAAAGATTCTTTTAGTCATCCTCATCTCCCCCCTGGTCCCCTTCAGAGCAAAATCAGACAGTGATTCACTCGCTCTTATGATCACCTGGCTGGGTTTTCTGTCAACACTCATTCGATGTTCACTCAAATTATCTGTCCTGCAGCTCTAACCATTAAACAGCCCCACGCTAAACCCACTCATGTTCCTTTGACATGAATCAGAGGCTGGATCAGCACATTGTACTGATGGCATATAGACTGCATCAATACTGACACAAGAAGACAAGAGCCTCCTTTTGTTGGTGCGAGACGCCCTGACTGGGGATGATGTCATGTAATGATGGTGCAGATGAAAGAGCggcaaacagaaacacacacacacacacacacacacacacacacacacacacacacacacacaggtatacCCGCTGTACAGCATAAATATATGGTGTCCATACTTTAAAATAGTTGGTCCAGTCCAGTGTTTAAGACATCACCAgcaggcgtgtgtgtgtttgtgtgtgtttaataccACATAGGAACGCATGTGTCACAGCTGGGAGGTCAATCATAGAAAGCGGACAGAGACGCCTTATAGAAATAGAAGCCATTCTGGAATACTAATAGTTTCTAATTTTGAATCAAAGATTCTATCATCTACCACAGGATCGGTCAGACCACTATGGTGACTTCATATTCTATGTTTGTCTAGTTAGCTGAGTTTCCATCTAGCATTTCTTTCCAATTATGATGTATTAAATCAGAAAAGTCAAATGAAGCCAAATAAGCGAGTACAGTAatattaaacaaactaaaaaggtaAGACTAAAAAGGTAGCGATCAGAAGCacacatccaagaggaagctaaTGTTCTGTAACTTATAGAGCTATTGATGAAAAAACGAAAATATAGCAAGGTGAGATGCCAAGCCGAGAAAACTCATTCCAAAACTTACAGATATGGGCTTGTGTTTTGCTTTCACATAGGTGCCAGCACACTCttattccaaagttgtcaaataccgctgcattgtcagtgatttcagtgtaTGATATCAATGCCAAAAACCACATTTCACGGTGGTGTGATATGCTGCCAGGGGGTGTCAGTTTGTAACATGGCCAGTAACAATgcaatataaggagcacaagggtgGGAGCCCTgtatgtagagccaaaccatgatattttttcctaaacctaaccattctTGCCTTTGTAGCCATGTGCTTTTGATGAcaccctggtgttggttgccatgtgcttttgttgcctaatctgAACCATGTCCTTTATATTGACACCCTAGCATCGGTTGCGACATCTCGGAGCATCAACTGTGGACCCAGGAGACTGTCCAGTGATTAATAGAcgcggaagtccactgacaaagcagtgatatgtgacaacttggacTGAGAACACATTGTAGGTGCCAGCAGTTAGGTTGCTAAAGTATCGGCTTTTCCATTACAACAAATGTAACGTTACTACAACAGTATAGCAGCTTGCAGAGTAACAAGCAGATGACATCCCTACTCTGTCTTTGGCACTTAGGTCCATGCCCATTTGCTGCCTCTAaagtctgattttttaaaaattagtcaTACATatatagtttaatttttaaaaggcCAGTTCCTAAAAAAGCTGGGCACTATAATTTCTATCAAACATGAttcaaagaggagaaaatgaaacatttcttgGGGACTATTTCCAGGGGCAGATTTATACACATTTGGGGCTCAAGTAAGTGTTTAGGCTACTGCAACAAGATTAGCTGTTGTGAGACTGACTCCAAATAAACGTGCTTGTGTTcactgaaacaaagaaacacgTGTGCAAAAGTGTGGCTTACTCATGCTTACTGACAAATTTTGGACACTAAAGAAGGTGTGTGGCAAAGAGGAATTATAGCCTAGAGACAGACAAAATTGGCAACTGGCTATAAAGAAAGATGTCAAGAAAGTCAagaaaaaacagagctaaaaagaAAGTGAACACTGAACCTACAACCAGGTTGCCAGAATCCCAACTTCAAATTAATACTAATATACTAATGTCACTCTGTGTCTTCTACTATGCAAAGTTGTTTGCCAACACGTTAGCCATAAATGCTTCCTAAATGGTTGATATGCAGTGGCTGTGTATCTGCAGCCCTGTTGTAGGGGCTTTTCTGTTGGCCAAAAATGAATTGATGTgctatttttatattcattaaataaatgatCTGAGAATTATCCTTGGGGATGTTTTTGTGTAAGAAAGTGAAGATGTAAGCCAGACATAATTACATTGAAACACAGTTTAATTCTCAATCAAAAGTTGGCTTGGACATCTAAATATGCTTTAATGCAATTTACTACCAAATATCTTAACAGTACACAGACTAGGCAAGTTCTCAGAGTACTACTGtacacagtaaaaaagaaaacactggatatcttcttttgttgttttgttcctcATTTGAACAAGTGCACACCCAGACAAGGTCATAGCTCACACACGGGCATTGCCCAGTTTAGCTGAAGATGTTATtgtaaaaacactaaactgACTCTCCAGCTGTCTGTCCAGTCTTTACAGCACTGTCTGTGGTCATTGCTAATATGAATGAAGTTGGGTCGTCAGTTTTGATACAAACTAAAGGCTCATATTGCTCCACAAAGGTGACATTCTGCCACGTCTACAACTTGTTTAATTAACTGTATCTATGCCACAAACTGTTTACTGGCAATAGATGCAACTTTTCCACTATCTGGCACTGTTGAAGTCATAGTCTCAGCTTGATTAAGATGAATATCTTTGGTGAACCTCGATGCTCATAGTGTCTGCTCCAAGTTGCCAGACATCATGGATGATTTATCTATCATGATGTCTAATCAAAGGTCCAATCATCTTTCTAACCATCCATCATTAATTTAATGCCTCTCAGCATGCTACAACTAGAAGATAcagttgacattttattttagaacaGTATATTTAAAACTCATCTAATCCAATTCCCTTTTTCCATGTGTAGTGGAATTCCATAGTCAAACCTGTCatattcatgtgtttgtgtgaataatTCACAGTTAAAATATGGTATTTCTCAGTGCTTTATTGGTATTCTGTAAAGATGATCATTCCCCAAATGTTGGGCATTATATGCATTCATTTAATGCATTAAAATCCTGATGTTGGACAGTAAGTTATGAGTTAAAAGGTGGTCATTTTAAAAGCACcatacattttacacaataCATTTCAGTCTCAGTATTTAAAAATGGGTAACACATATAGTTTACTACAGGCAAAGTAAAAAGAGAATTTCAGAgcataaaacaagaaaaaacttacaaaaaaatgagatcTGACACACTTATCAGCAAACATAGTAAGTGACACATTTCCTACACCTGTAGTAGTAAAGCCAGATCCCAGGATATGAATGAGACTCTGACTGTAAAAAAGTTGGCACAGACAGCCACACTACTATACGTACATACCTAATGCCAGACATCTGCAACTGAGGTGATTTCTAAatctctgcttgtgtgtgtgtgtgtgtgtgtgtgtgtgtgtgtgcagggggtGTATTTTTGCTCAGGGACACTGGGATATGTATCTGCCTGACTCTGCAATCTCCACTTTCTGTGACTCACCGCCCAGAAATCCACTCTGGTaggtctacacacacacactcagacatgaCAAATACTGGGCTTCCACCAATATGAGCTCATTGAAAAACAGCTGCCATTTGCTCACGAAGGTCAAATGAGGGGGAAAGCCTCATATGTCTAACTGCCTGTCTGTCCCATTTATCCAACTCTTCCTATATTTATGTCTAAACCCTGTCTGCATCTTGATCTCACTCACAATTTCTTTCTGTCTATCTGAATTTTGTTAAAGAACTATTCAGTTTTTGTGCAACTTTGATCgtacttgtttttgttgtgaccATTGATGGTGACCTCTCTGCTGTAAATAAGGTGTATGGCAAGACAAGCTAAGAGATTTTCACGTTTCGTTCAATAATACATCAGTAAATTCCCAACTCATGACTTTAGAGGCTTTTACATGTCGCAAAGAAGGAGGGTGCCAACATGTGGCTAAATGCAACTACAGAGTTTGTTGAGGATGCTAAATGCCATCAGACTGAACACTGAAACTCACGATCTTGCAAGCTACTTTCAAActtatatatttatcatatttatagTATTTAGAGCCCAAGCACAAACCATGCAGGGACCCTgttggaatgcaaggaattattatttttctccctatggaattgtgttttttgaggtCTAAACATGCCCAAAAACTCATAAAAGGTGGTACGCTCGACCAGCGATTTCAGGCCTCGTACTTTTGCGAACTTGGCCAACGGTATTAGTCTGATCAACTTCAAATTGGGTGTGTCCAATGTCAACCCCTTCAcgattaaaagttattaaaggTCCACGCAAAACTCTTACGGTTTTCCAGTGGCGTGGCGTACAATTTTAATGTCTtgccataaaacagaaaattgttgtaactttacATCGTCCAATCTGCATGAAACTTCATAGGTTTTATAAGGgtcccaccctgaacacatctgtctGACAATATTCACTAGTCATAATAACACCACCTACTGGCAAGAGCAAGTAAGCTGTGAGGGACAATTATCGTTGgatttacattatatttacatggtttggctGACAAATTCTGTACAGCAAAATGACAAGGAATTTGTGTCCTCTCCACTGCCACCTAATTGCTgctggaagtactacaccatgtgaaatagcTCACCCCAGGGTCCAGCCTCTCAGGGTGCATTATCTGACTTTCACAGTCATGAAAGATCCTTTTAGTTGGTGTCCCATCAGTACTCCAACATACATGGGGGTGCGACGGccctttcatcgctgcttgAAGCTTTAATTCCAATTGTAGCTGAGTTTGAAGCTTAGTGGTATTTGCTGAAGTCATACAAATGTgttgtagttcatttatagcccaatgtcagctttttatttctgccaACTGCATTTATACTTCAAAAATGATGAAGTGCAgtgttaaatgtgaaaattatcTTGCTGACCATAATGTGTAAACTTCACTTTGCCACAGGGTTTGTTTTctacaataatccaaaatccaaagggGGATGCTAACTTTTGGGTTAGCCTACAAAAAAATACCACACCTGCTCTCTATAagcaattttaaattttaacacaTTCACCCCATCAACTTAGTACAGTAATAATAAGAAGCCAGTGTTACATTTACAACGTGTCATACTGCTCACAAGAGTCAATTAAATCAATGAATGCATGTTTAAGAAATGCCCTTGGGAAAGTCAACCATGTACCTAAGGAGATAGATGTAAATTCAGCcaatactgaattttcattAAGAATTAAAATATGCCCTAATttggttttctttatttatttaaatgccaCAACTTACTTTTCCCTGTTggtctttactgtttttttacctcttagaatacatttatttcaattcagttcaatttaattcaattcaatattatttataaagcccagtAACATAAACTACAATTTAGAGAGCTTTACAGCCTGCGTTGGCTCATCATCCTATCTGAGTCAAAAAGCTTtactcctccctcccctctggGAGGGACacattagacacacacacaca is a genomic window of Plectropomus leopardus isolate mb chromosome 10, YSFRI_Pleo_2.0, whole genome shotgun sequence containing:
- the LOC121949094 gene encoding melanoregulin-like, which translates into the protein MRTTKASRQPVLSSESSDSDIEEESLFGPGPSKRRLQNSHPSQKNTVDLWINASGPCEPPIRRGSDRELQAFINMRDQADKATEEWEKLNYDIHTLRYARREIRSRWRKILLQLGYQCEVDALLCVNRQSRFSRDQEHLNKATDLLKQLLDHTSLFPPETEHHNKYLCVMDRLVSLDSAEDFVRLAKEKYPKKVG